In one window of Episyrphus balteatus chromosome 3, idEpiBalt1.1, whole genome shotgun sequence DNA:
- the LOC129916511 gene encoding lipase 3-like: protein MYKRLLSLMIARQTALCKMNACLVLGLFALIGTGFAADRITTEKIAKELDYPYEHYTVQTEDGYLLGIDRIPCSQSNDEKPCPIALLAHGISGSSIDFLLLRNESLGFLLANAGYDVWAINFRGNVNSRKHVNLNPDALIGDFWDFTFHEMGTKDLPATIDFIRNKTGQDEFRFFGNSEGATAFFVMCSLKEEYQKYIKSAHLMTPVAYLEDLSSVYLEVASKAIKLLNPLATVTGNMEFRPNGTITKLAGAAFCNDEPRILCSDILFVLAGFNNVTVEPSILSEVLDTTPAGVSVKCLLHYFQIHDSNIFRQYDYGLLENLRRYNSRNPPIYSLNVINIPVGLYYPENGKLIHTKDVVRIEDQLPNVIRVYEIKNNATYLSPIYSKRAKEDLYDLILKDVASIK from the exons ATGTATAAAAGACTTCTCAGTCTAATGATTGCCAGACAAACCGCACTTTGCAAAATGAACGCTTGTCTAGTTTTGGGTCTATTTGCCTTGATTGGGACAGGTTTTGCAGCTGACAGAATCACAACG GAAAAGATAGCCAAGGAACTAGATTATCCCTATGAACATTATACCGTTCAAACAGAAGATGGTTATCTCTTAGGAATTGACAGAATTCCCTGCTCCCAATCGAATGACGAAAAACCATGCCCAATTGCTTTACTGGCGCATGGTATTTCTGGTTCttctattgattttttgttgctTCGAAATGAATCCTTGGGTTTTCTTCTTGCTAACGCTGGTTACGATGTTTGGGCTATCAACTTCCGTGGTAACGTAAACTCCCGCAAACATGTCAACCTCAATCCAGATGCCCttattggagatttttgggATTTCACATTTCACGAAATGGGTACCAAAGATCTTCCAGCAACAATTGATTTCATTCGTAATAAAACTGGACAAGATGAGTTTCGTTTCTTTGGCAACTCAGAAGGAGCAACAGCTTTCTTTGTGATGTGTTCTTTGAAAGAAGagtatcaaaaatatataaagtcgGCCCATTTGATGACACCGGTAGCATATCTTGAAGATTTGAGCAGTGTTTACCTTGAAGTTGCAAGTAAGGCTATAAAACTTTTAAACCCATTGGCAACTGTTACTGGAAATATGGAATTTAGACCAAATGGAACGATCACAAAATTAGCTGGTGCTGCATTTTGTAATGACGAACCTCGTATATTGTGTTCGGATATACTTTTTGTATTGGCTGGATTTAATAATGTTACCGTAGAACCT TCTATTTTATCTGAAGTACTTGATACAACTCCTGCTGGAGTTTCAGTAAAGTGTTTATTGCATTATTTCCAAATACATGACAGCAATATATTCCGCCAATACGATTATGGTTTACTAGAAAATTTAAGAAGATACAATAGCAGAAATCCCCCAATTTATTCACTAAACGTGATTAATATTCCTGTGGGTTTGTATTACCCTGAAAATGGTAAATTGATTCATACAAAAGATGTTGTTAGAATTGAGGACCAACTTCCAAATGTGATACGAgtgtatgaaattaaaaataacgcTACATATTTATCACCGATATATTCTAAAAGAGCCAAAGAAGATCTTTATGATTTGATTCTGAAAGATGTTgcttcaattaaataa